One Bythopirellula goksoeyrii genomic window, CAGCGGTTGAAACTCAGCCCGAGGTACTGGTCTGTCCTTCGGACGAATTCGGCGGATTGCAATTGAACCAGTTTCCATATTCCGACAATAGCGTACCCTTCGGCAGGGAACTTACCGTTGCGACAACATGTTATAAGGGTAATGCTGGCGATGCGCACTTCGAGTTCCTACCCAGCTTCGCCCCACAACCTCCCGGCCTATATACATATGACCCGCTGTTCCAATGCTACAGTGGCGACGACTGCGTGGGAATGTTCTGGAGAACTACCTATATCCGCGGGGGTGTAGAATTGCGGCAAGTAACTGACGGCGCCAGCAACACGTTTCTTATTGGAGAGACTTCCCCAGTCGATGGCAACAGCCCCGCGTGGTCCAGCGATGGAGACTGGGCGATCACGGCGATCAAACTCAATTGGGATCCAAATACTTCAGGAGCCTGTACAAATCCGGGTGCAAGAGAATGCTGGACACAGTACCGGGGTTTCCGAAGCAAACATCCAGGAGGCGCTAATTTTGCGATGACCGATGGTTCGGTATCATTCGTGCAAGACGGAATTAATCCCCTGATCTATCGTGCGCTTTCGACCCGTAACCGTGGCGAGACCTCCACTAAAGAGTGAATGTATTGCAGCAGGATTTAGGAGCGAAATGAATGCAAACC contains:
- a CDS encoding DUF1559 domain-containing protein encodes the protein MTSPTTRRGFTLVELLVVIAIIGVLVALLLPAVQAAREAARRTSCVNNLKNIALAAINHHDQQGAFPIDEDYYDGNSVQEVDIDSLTYTWQPRSRFGTPKEGLDGGGWIVRVLPYMEQQALYDRFNIPGHGLNGDWNDRQNLGMNYTLDPNFRAAVETQPEVLVCPSDEFGGLQLNQFPYSDNSVPFGRELTVATTCYKGNAGDAHFEFLPSFAPQPPGLYTYDPLFQCYSGDDCVGMFWRTTYIRGGVELRQVTDGASNTFLIGETSPVDGNSPAWSSDGDWAITAIKLNWDPNTSGACTNPGARECWTQYRGFRSKHPGGANFAMTDGSVSFVQDGINPLIYRALSTRNRGETSTKE